In the genome of Zobellia nedashkovskayae, the window CAATAAAATCGGGTACGGTAAACTTACCGAACTTCCGTAAATAGGGGGCTAAGAGTAGCGCTAGTAGCACATAGCCACCTGTCCATCCCATAAGATAGACCGAGCCATCGTAACCCGCAAAAGAAATGATACCCGCCATACTTATAAAAGAGGCGGCACTCATCCAATCGGCTGCGGTAGCCATACCATTTGCCCATGGAGAAACACCTCCGCCAGCAACATAAAATTCTTTTGTAGAGCCAGCTCTGGCCCAAATCGCAATTCCAAAATAAAGGGCAAAAGTAATTCCTACTAGTAGCCATGTCCATGTTTGTACGCTCATAATGTTCTGTATTAAAGTTTGGTTAGGTTACTCGTCGAAACCGTATTTTTTATCTAATTTGTTCATTAATCTTACGTAGACGAAAATTAGTACTACGAATACATAGATCGATCCTTGTTGAGCAAACCAGAAGCCCAGTTTGAATCCTCCAAGTCTAATTTCATTTAATTCTTCTCTAAATAATATCCCGCATCCAAAGGATACGACGAACCATATGACAAGTAGTATAATTAAATACCTAAGGTTCTCTTTCCAATAGGCCGTGGCCTTTTCTTGTTTATCAGACATAATTGTGTTTTTATAAGTAAATCATTGCTTGAAGTGATATAATATTCGAGTCTAATGCACCGAATTCTTGCTTTTTGTATTCTAATGTCAATTTAGAATTGTGGCCGCTCATATAAGCGTTTACGCCAATACCCAGTGTATTTCTGCTATCGTTTACGGCATCATAACTGTGGGTCCCATAACTTAGGTAAGGTTGATACCTGGTCTTGGTTACATCACCTTTAAAAACATAACCTACATGGCCATAAACCATACTTCCGGTTCCATAGGCACTAAACAGGTAATTTTTGCCATAATCATTGGATTGAAAAACAGCATAAGCGGTTAATGCGCTTCCGTCTTCGCCAAGTGGCGTATCATAAAAAGCATCAACAGCAAAAATTGAAACATTTTCACCGTCAAGAGTAGGAGCAGTTTCAGAACCTGTATTGATTACAGCTCCTTTTGGATGTAAAAAGAACCCAGCTCCAATG includes:
- a CDS encoding DUF4212 domain-containing protein produces the protein MSDKQEKATAYWKENLRYLIILLVIWFVVSFGCGILFREELNEIRLGGFKLGFWFAQQGSIYVFVVLIFVYVRLMNKLDKKYGFDE